The Acidimicrobiales bacterium sequence ATCGGTGAGATCGCCGCCGCGAAGCGCGTCTGCGCCGAGTGCCCGGTGCTCGCACCGTGCCTCGAGGGGGCCCTGGACCGGCGTGAGCCCTGGGGTGTCTGGGGCGGTCAGCTCTTCATGAACGGCAAGATGCTGACCATCAAGCGTCGTCGGGGCCGGCCGCCGAAGGTGGCTCGTCCCGAGGACCAGATGCCGGTCGTGCCGGTCCCGGCCCACCTGGTCGCCCAGGCCGAGCCGCTGACCGCCTGACCGGGGCCTCCTCCCCCTTCGGTGACCTCCCCCAGGCCCGGGCAACGGCTTCACGCGAGCCCCGGCTTCGTCACCGACACGACGCCCTGGGGTGGGACACGGACTCCGAGTCCCGTCCCACCCCAGGCAACGTCGTGCCCTCGAGGCACCGACGAGGTGGGACGGGACTCTGACCCCGGCGTCTCAGCTTGTGTTCGGTTGTGGGGAAGCACAGGGGCGTTCGGCGGGTTTCTCCGCCGACCGCAGTCCGGCCGTGTCGGGCCGGTACCGTTTTCCCTGTGGAGCTCCCGATGCGATTCCCCCGGATCATCGCCACGTTCATCGCCCTGACGCTGCTCGCCGCGGCTTGCAGCGACGACGGCGACGCCGGCAACACGATCAACCTCGGCGACAACGGGCTCGCGCCGTCGATCGACGACATCCAGGTCGACGTGCGAGACGGCAGCACCCGCGGGCTCGAGTTCGCCACCTTCGACAACGAGCCGGTCGGCTTCGACCAGTACCTCGGCGAGCCTCTCGTCATCAACTTCTTCGCCCAGTGGTGCGTCAACTGTGTTCAGGAGATGCCCGCCTTCGAGCGCATCTCCGCGGAGTTCGCCGACGAGGTCACGTTCCTCGGCATCTCGATCGACGAGGACCCGGCGGACGCCCTGGAGCTCGTTGCCACGACGGGGGTGACCTACGACGTCGGCTGGGATCCGTCCGAGGAGCTCTACGCCCACTTCCAGGGACTCTCGATGCCGACGACCGTGTTCGTCGACGCCGCTGGCAACGTCCAGCGGGTGTGGTCCGGCGTGCTCGACGACGACAGCCTCCGTGACCGGATCGACGAGGATCTCCTCTGATGGGTGAGTTCGCGTGGCCCTTCGGCCTCGGCCTGCTCGCCGCGTTCAACCCGTGCGGCTTCGCGATGCTGCCCGCCTACCTGTCGTACTTCCTCGGGATCGAGAGCAAGCACCACGACCAGTCCCGCCTGACCACCGTGGTCCGCGGCCTCGCCGTCGGCGGGGTGATGTCGCTCGGCTTCGTCGCCGTCTTCGGTTCGTTCGGGCTCCTCACCGCCACCGTCCTCTCGCAGGGCACCGTGCTCGACTACGTGCCCTACGTGATCATCGCGGTCGGCGTGCTCATGGTGCCGATGGGCGTCGCCATGCTGATGGGCCGCGACATCGTCCTGCCGCTGCCGAAGATGAACAAGGGCACCGGCAGCCGGGACCTCGGCTCCGTGTTCATGTTCGGCGTGAGCTACGCCGTGGTGTCGCTCGGCTGCACCGTCGGCATCTTCATCATCAACATCAGCGACTCGTTCACCCGCGACGGCATCGCCCGCGGCACCGGCAACTTCCTGGCCTACGCGGCCGGCATGGGCCTGGTCATCACCTTCCTCACGATGAGCCTCGCGCTCGCGAAGTCGAACGTGGCGGTGAGCATGCGCCGGCTGCTCCCCTACATCGGCCGGGTGTCGGGCGCGCTGCTCGTGCTGGCGGGCATCTACATGATCGACTTCGGCATCTGGGACTATCGGGTGCTGATCGACGGCAACGTGACCGCCGGCAATCTGCTCGTCGACCAGGTCGAGGAGCTCCAGACCGCCACCACCGTCTGGATCGAGACCACCACCACCGAACGCATCGGCGTCCTCTCGTTGATGGGCATCCTCGGGGCGCTCATGGTCGCCTGGCGCGACGACGTGGCGGACGCGGCGAAGCGCCTCGGCATCCTCATCATCTTCTGGGGCACAGTGCTGCTGATCGAGGTCGCCAACGGCTTCGACTTCGTGTTCCTCCCGCTCGTTCGCTTCGTGGCCGGATGGCCGGCTCGCATCGGCCACTGGTTCACCGACCCGGCCCGGGGTGGGGTCCCGTTGGAGATCCTGTTCGTCGCCCTCGTCGCCTGGATCGTGTGGCGCCGCGTCGATCGGTATCGTCCGCAGCATGCTCCGGGAGTTGTTGGCGCGACCTGAGGTCACCGAGATCTGCGAATTGCGTGGGTCGTTCGGGATCATGGCGTTCCACGGCGGCAACCTCGAGCGGTGCACGGACGTCATCGCGGCGGAGATCGCGGCCCGCACCCACAGCTCCCTCTACGCCGTCGTCCAGGCCCCGCCGCTACGCCGGCACGTGCCGTCGACCGCGTTCGACCCCGAGCACTCGACCGCGCTGCGTTCGTTCATCGAACACGTCGACATCGTCATCGCCATCCACGGATACGGCCGCGAGGACCGCTTCTGGGACCTCCTGCTCGGCGGCCGCAACCGCGAGCTCGCGGCGCACGTCGGTGACCATCTGCGCCAGGGCATCGACGACCGGTTCGGGGTGATCGACGATCTCGAGGAGATTCCGCGGGGGCTCCGGGGCCAGCATCCGGCCAACCCGGTCAACCTCCCGATCCAGGCCGGCCTGCAGATCGAGCTCCCGCCGACCACCCGCTGGAACCGCGAGGAGGCCGAGTGGTCGGACTGGCAGGGGACGGGACGGGCCCCGCAGGTGGAGCAGCTCATCGACGTGCTCAGCGGTGCCGTCGACAGCTGGGCGGCATGACGGCGTCGGCGCGAACCGGGTCGCAGTAGCCTCGCCGGATGGACCTCCGCATCTTCGTCGAGCCGCAACAGGGCACCACCTACGCCCGTCTCCGTGCCCTCGCCCAGGAGGCCGAGGCCCTCGGCTTCGACGCGTTCTTCACGTCCGATCACTATCTGAACATGGGCGACGGCGACGGCCTGCCCGGCCCCAACGACGCGTGGACGACTCTCGCCGGCCTGGCCCGCGACACCGAACGGCTCCGGCTCGGCACCCTGGTCACCCCGATCACCTTCCGGCTGCCGGGCCCGCTGGCGATCGCCGTGGCCCAGGTCGACGAGATGTCAGCCGGACGCGTCGAACTCGGGCTCGGTGCCGGCTGGTTCGAGGACGAGCACCGCGCCTACGGCATCCCGTTCCCCGCGATCGGTGACCGCTTCGACCAGCTCGAGGAACAGCTCGCGATCATCACCGGTCTGTGGGAGACGCCGATCGGTGAGACCTTCTCCTTCTCGGGCGAGCACTACACGATCGACGGGTCGCCGGCCCTCGCGGTGCCGACCCAGGCCCCGCGCCCACCGATCGTGATGGGCGGCTACGGGCCGAAACGCACCCCGCGGCTCGCCGCGACCTACGCCCAGGAGTTCAACCTGCCGTTCCCGCCGAGCGGGATCTACGCGGCCTTCGCCGATGTCGTCCGGGCCGCGTGCGAAGCCCAGGATCGTGATCCCGCGTCGATGACCTTCTCCACGGCGCAGGTTCTCTGCTGCGGGGAGGACGAGGGCGAGATCGAACGACGGGCTGCCGCCATCGGGCGCGAGGTCGACGAACTTCGGGAGAACGGCGTCGCCGGCACGCCGGCCGAGTGCGCCGACAAGCTCCGTGGCCTCGCCGCGGAGGGCGCGACCCGGGTCTATCTCCAGGTGCTGGACGACACGGACCTCGACCACATTCGCCTGGTCGCGGCCGCCGTCGCCCCGCTGCTGGACTAGCCGACCGCGGCCTCGATCTCGGCCGTCACGGCGTTGAGCTCGGCCAGCGATCCGGCCCGGTCGTCCGCATAGCCCAGGATCGCCGCAGAGATGCGTTCGCTCCACTCGGGAACGCCGGAGACGTCGCCGCCCATGAGGTCGAGCATCGCGATGAAGGGACGACACACCGCCTCCCGGAAGTCCGGGTCGTCGGGCCACGCCTGACCCTGGCCACAGTCGTCGACCCCGTCGTCGGAATCGACCACGCCGTCATCGGTGCTGACCGTGGGGCCGGTCGTGTCGTCATCGACGGTGTCGGAGGGGCCTACCGAGGCGTCACCGCCGTCGTCTCCGAAACAACCGGTGGCGAGCAGCGTGAACACCGCCACCACCGCGAGCAATCTGGCTACACGACGCATCTGTCGACCTCCTGGTCCGCCGTTTCAGGCTCCATCGACGGATTCGGACGATTCCTGAGCGTCTAGGGTGCGAGGCGCTCGATGATCCAGCCGTCGTCGCGGCGGCGATAACGCAGGCGATCGTGCAGCCGGTTCGGCCGTCCCTGCCAGAACTCCATCGATCGCGGTCGGATCAGGTAGCCGCCCCAGTGGGGCGGTCGGGGAACCGATCCGGGGAACCGGGCCTCGGTCTCGGACCAGCGGGTCTCGAGCTCGTCGCGCGAGGCGAGGACCGCCGACTGATCGCTCGCCCACGCGCCGATCTGGGCGCCGCGCGGCCGCGAGGCGAAGTAGGCGTCCGATTCGATGTCGGGCAGGTGCTCGACATCCCCCACGACGCGGATCTGGCGTTCGATCTCGCGCCACACGAAGGTCAGCGCGGCGCGGCCGGACGCGGCGATCGCCACGCCCTTCGCCGAGTTGCGGTTCGTGTGGAAGACGAGTCCCCGCTCGTCCGCGCCCTTCACCAGCACGGCGCGCGATGACGGCCAGCCGTCGACGCCCACGGTGGCCACGGTCGCCAGGTTCGCATCGAAGGGATTCGTCGACGCCCAGGCATCGAACCACTCCTGGAACTGCGCCATCGGCGTCGCCGCCAGGTCGGATTCGTCGAGGCCGGCGAGGCCGTACTGCTCCCGCATCGCGGCAAGATCCATGTCGGCAGCCTACGGTGCGGCTGTGGACCGGCGAGCGTTCATCGTTGTGGCTGTGGGTGGGGTGGCCGGCGCGTCCGTCCGCTGGCTCGCCGGCGAGATCATCGACGACCGCATCCTCACCCTGCTGATCGTCAACACGATCGGCACCGGCATCCTCGGCGCGGTCACCCAGGGCATCCTCCACAGCAACGCCACGCGGAATCTGCTCCTCGGCGTCGGGTTCTGCGGCGGGCTGACCACCTTCTCGACCTTCGCCGTGGAAGTGGCGATGCGCCTCGACGACGGCAAGGTCGTCGACGGGCTCGGCGTGACCCTCTTCTCCGTTGTCCTCGGGCTCCTCGCCTTCCTGGGCGGCGTCATGACCAGCCGGTGGGCGGCATGATCGTCGTCGGCTTCGTCGTGGCTGCGGGCATCGGCGCCGGGGCCCGCTGGTATCTCGGCGGTGCCCTCGGGCGACTCGGCGGCACGATGGTCGCCAACACGCTCGGCTCGTTCATCCTCGGCCTGCTCGTGGGTCAGTCGACCGGCACGAGCACGGTCGTCGGCGTGGCCGGACTCGGCGCCCTCACCACCTGGTCCACCCTGATGTCACAGATCGCCGAACTCGTGCGCACCGACCGTGAACGGGCCCTGCGCTATGGCGCGGTGTCGATCATCGGGGGCGTCGCCGCCGCGTGGCTCGGCCTGAAGATGGGGTGAAGGGCGCCGAGACGATCGCCCGGCTCCCCGACGCGGACGAGGCCCGGTGCCGTCAGACGCGCCGGGCGACGCACCACGCGCCGGTACCGGCTCGTCCCGCGGTCGCGGTCCAGGACCCGGGCAGGGCGGCCACCACGTCCTGCGCCGGCAGGTGGATCGGCGTCTCCTCCGCGAGGGTGTTCACCCAGATCAGCGGGCCATCGGCGGCGAGTACGCGATCGACCTCGTCGGGGAACAACAGCATGTTGACGAGCAGCAGGGCAGGCGCCGCGCCGGACCGGAACGGCAGCGCCGACGCGTCACCCTGGACCTTCGGCGCGAGGCCGTCCGGCGCGTGGCGCAACATCTCGATCGCGAGGTCCATGACGACCGGGGTCCAGCCGTGGTCAACCAGCTCCTGGGTGCCGACGCCGGAACCCGAGCCCAGCTCCAGGATCGGTCCGGGGATGACCGCGCCGCGCTCCAGGGCGTCGGCGATCGCCGCCCGCCGGGCCGGGGTGTCGTGATCAGCGTGCCAGGCCGGCGCCATCGAGTTGAACATGTCGGCGACCCTCGCCCGCGTCTCCGCGTTCCATTCGCGGTCGAACGCGACGCGGCGGGTGACGTCGCGCATCGGATGGGTCGACCCGAACACGGGCAGGTCACGATCCGTCCCCGGTGCGTCCGGGAGCCATTCGACGGGGCCGGACACGTCAGCCGACTGCCGGGATCTCGGTCATGTCGCCGAGGTAGGGATGCAGCGCTTCGGGCAGACGGATCGAGCCGTCCGGTTGGCGACCGGTCTCGACGATCGCCGCCCAGACCCGGGGAACGGCGAGCCCGGATCCGTTGAGGCTGTGCACGAACTCGGTGCCCTTGCCCTCGGCCGGTCGGTAGCGGACGTTCGCCCGCCGGGCCTGGTAGTCGGTGCACCAGCTGACCGACGAGACCTCGAGCCAGCGGTCGGCGCCGGGCGCGTAGACCTCGATGTCGTAGGTGCGGGCGCCGGCTCCGCTGATGTCGCCGCAGGCCAGATCGAGGACCCGATGGGCGAGCCCGAGGTCGCGGATCGCGCCCTCCGCCCGATCCAGGATCTGCCCGTGCATC is a genomic window containing:
- a CDS encoding CrcB family protein, coding for MIVVGFVVAAGIGAGARWYLGGALGRLGGTMVANTLGSFILGLLVGQSTGTSTVVGVAGLGALTTWSTLMSQIAELVRTDRERALRYGAVSIIGGVAAAWLGLKMG
- a CDS encoding LLM class F420-dependent oxidoreductase; this translates as MDLRIFVEPQQGTTYARLRALAQEAEALGFDAFFTSDHYLNMGDGDGLPGPNDAWTTLAGLARDTERLRLGTLVTPITFRLPGPLAIAVAQVDEMSAGRVELGLGAGWFEDEHRAYGIPFPAIGDRFDQLEEQLAIITGLWETPIGETFSFSGEHYTIDGSPALAVPTQAPRPPIVMGGYGPKRTPRLAATYAQEFNLPFPPSGIYAAFADVVRAACEAQDRDPASMTFSTAQVLCCGEDEGEIERRAAAIGREVDELRENGVAGTPAECADKLRGLAAEGATRVYLQVLDDTDLDHIRLVAAAVAPLLD
- a CDS encoding WhiB family transcriptional regulator — translated: MGPLVDITTTTLETTSLTNEDLAMEHHMRHDTNDWEALAACRSVDNAADLFFSEDIGEIAAAKRVCAECPVLAPCLEGALDRREPWGVWGGQLFMNGKMLTIKRRRGRPPKVARPEDQMPVVPVPAHLVAQAEPLTA
- a CDS encoding TlpA disulfide reductase family protein, with protein sequence MELPMRFPRIIATFIALTLLAAACSDDGDAGNTINLGDNGLAPSIDDIQVDVRDGSTRGLEFATFDNEPVGFDQYLGEPLVINFFAQWCVNCVQEMPAFERISAEFADEVTFLGISIDEDPADALELVATTGVTYDVGWDPSEELYAHFQGLSMPTTVFVDAAGNVQRVWSGVLDDDSLRDRIDEDLL
- a CDS encoding cytochrome c biogenesis CcdA family protein; its protein translation is MGEFAWPFGLGLLAAFNPCGFAMLPAYLSYFLGIESKHHDQSRLTTVVRGLAVGGVMSLGFVAVFGSFGLLTATVLSQGTVLDYVPYVIIAVGVLMVPMGVAMLMGRDIVLPLPKMNKGTGSRDLGSVFMFGVSYAVVSLGCTVGIFIINISDSFTRDGIARGTGNFLAYAAGMGLVITFLTMSLALAKSNVAVSMRRLLPYIGRVSGALLVLAGIYMIDFGIWDYRVLIDGNVTAGNLLVDQVEELQTATTVWIETTTTERIGVLSLMGILGALMVAWRDDVADAAKRLGILIIFWGTVLLIEVANGFDFVFLPLVRFVAGWPARIGHWFTDPARGGVPLEILFVALVAWIVWRRVDRYRPQHAPGVVGAT
- the pdxH gene encoding pyridoxamine 5'-phosphate oxidase — its product is MDLAAMREQYGLAGLDESDLAATPMAQFQEWFDAWASTNPFDANLATVATVGVDGWPSSRAVLVKGADERGLVFHTNRNSAKGVAIAASGRAALTFVWREIERQIRVVGDVEHLPDIESDAYFASRPRGAQIGAWASDQSAVLASRDELETRWSETEARFPGSVPRPPHWGGYLIRPRSMEFWQGRPNRLHDRLRYRRRDDGWIIERLAP
- a CDS encoding CrcB family protein, which translates into the protein MDRRAFIVVAVGGVAGASVRWLAGEIIDDRILTLLIVNTIGTGILGAVTQGILHSNATRNLLLGVGFCGGLTTFSTFAVEVAMRLDDGKVVDGLGVTLFSVVLGLLAFLGGVMTSRWAA
- a CDS encoding poly-gamma-glutamate hydrolase family protein; this translates as MLRELLARPEVTEICELRGSFGIMAFHGGNLERCTDVIAAEIAARTHSSLYAVVQAPPLRRHVPSTAFDPEHSTALRSFIEHVDIVIAIHGYGREDRFWDLLLGGRNRELAAHVGDHLRQGIDDRFGVIDDLEEIPRGLRGQHPANPVNLPIQAGLQIELPPTTRWNREEAEWSDWQGTGRAPQVEQLIDVLSGAVDSWAA
- a CDS encoding methyltransferase domain-containing protein, whose product is MSGPVEWLPDAPGTDRDLPVFGSTHPMRDVTRRVAFDREWNAETRARVADMFNSMAPAWHADHDTPARRAAIADALERGAVIPGPILELGSGSGVGTQELVDHGWTPVVMDLAIEMLRHAPDGLAPKVQGDASALPFRSGAAPALLLVNMLLFPDEVDRVLAADGPLIWVNTLAEETPIHLPAQDVVAALPGSWTATAGRAGTGAWCVARRV